Within the Scleropages formosus chromosome 8, fSclFor1.1, whole genome shotgun sequence genome, the region TAATATTCCGCGATATGTTTGCATAACATCTCATCTTCTCACAGTTCGCTGCCGTGAACCCTGGcttgcattttttcccattcGCTGCATCCTTATCATTATTTTAGGAACACTGTCTGCATCCTTTGAGAGATAGAAGAATTAAAACAGGCGGCTGAATACTCCACACTCGTTTCCAGGCCCActagaaaaagcaaaagtgatTCTATGGCTTACAGACATATTGCAATGTTATTATACCTAATGCAGACCTaccaagacaaaaaaattaataaatgtaattgccaTAATGTCTCATTTTCGTGACGGATTTGTGAATAATAACTTGAAAGATTTCTTGAGGTCTGCGTTTGAGTGACGGAACTGAACCTCTAGACATCTATGACGGGATCATACAAGAGAATCAACGGCAACTAAACGTTTCATTTAATGCGTAGCTCAAGGTCTGCAGAAACATCACTTGAGTGTATTTCCCCAGCGCGCAGAAACGGTGTAAAAATACTACGGATAACACCGAATTGCAGTATTGTTTTTTAATGAGTGTATACAGACCATATTTACTACTGCCCTTATTTATAATAACATCTCGTTGGGAGAGGCATAATGTTTGGTTAAGGACAGGAAAACTGGTGTACAAGTCAGCGTGGTCCCTTCAGGCataaggaaaaataatattattctcCCTTTTTCGTAGGAACATGGCAGCTCAAGTGGACCCTTAGGGTTCTTGTGCCTTGTGAGAGGAGAAGACGAACTGGCTCATGGACTTGACGTACTGGGAGCCGTCACGCGCGGCCAGCTTCAGCGTGGTGAGCGGCAGCAGGGCGCTGTTGGTGTAGTAGCGCAGCGCGGGGCTCTGGGACCGGATGGCTTCCAGAAACACCTGCATCAACGAAGGCAACGCCTGTTGGACCGTGAGCGGAAACGCACGCAAACACAGTGGTAACATGCACACTCTTCGCTGGcggagctggattcaaacccgcatctGAACCCTCAGCCCAGGAtccgtgaggcaccagcgccaCCTGCTCTACCCAGTTGGCAGTATGAACTGTTACGAAGCAAGAAGTGCCAGAATGCAATATATTTCACCTTCAACTATCTTAAAATAACTTCAAAGTACTTTATGAGTGATGGGAATATTAGATATTAACACCTCAGTATGTTGACCCTACTTCTTTAAAAAGAGGCTGTTCACGAGCACTTTAAATGCGTGCGGCGTGCCGGGGGCAGTGGAAACACCTCTGCGATGTCCTCCGCTTCCTGTGCTGCATCCTGGAACATTTCGTCACAGTGCTGGAGGTAGGTGTCATAGAGGGCGCGGGTGCGAGGGTCCACCCGCGTCAGGGTTTCTTCGTCCGGTTCCGGCCTCCGCAGGTTGGCTAAGAAGTTCGTGTTGACGGGGCCGCACTCGATCAGGCTGACGCTGTGCGGGGGGAACCAGGAGAGGAGGTTGGGGTCAGTCCGGCTGCGGAGTACAGcacggggggtggggaggaggaggaggagggcgctCAACTCACTGGATGTTgaagtgctgcagcaggatgGCGAGGCTCTCACAGACGCCCTCCACCGCAAACTTGCTGGCACAATACACCTCGTTGAAGGGGAGACCTGGGCGCGCGAGTCGGTAAGAGGGGTCATTTAGGGGCAGGACACCATCCAGACATTCAGACACTGACACACCCAACCCACCAAGGCCTTCACCTTGCAGCCCTCCAACGCTGCCTGTCACCAGCACGCGACCTGAGCGTCGGGCCTTCATCCCCGGCAGGAAGGCCTGGATAGTGCGGATGGTGCCCAGCACGTTGACCTCCAGGATCTGCCTCATCACCTCCAGGGACTGGACTTCCAGAGGACCGATGAGCCCCACGCCGGCGTTGCACACTGTGAGCAAAAATATCGGCACGAGATCTCGACATGCAGAGCAGCGGGATCGCGAACGCTTGGCTGAAAGGCTGAAGGTTTATGAGCTTCGCCCAGTACGCACAGCGATCAAGCGTATCGCTGTGGATGGATATCGTACAAATGTtcacaacaacaaacaaacgTTATGACAATTCAGTTCAAAGCAACGCCATCAAAAGAAAGATGATACCATCACGATCTTTTGATGTGTCCTTAGTCACGCTGTCCTTAACACAGGATACACTGTCCTCCTGCTATCTAACGGAAGAGCCGGTATCACAGTGTGtttatggtttaaaaaaaaaaaaaaaaaagatgtgcaaggtgaaaactgtgtttttctgtcctttGATTTGCTTACAGAAGGAAAAatcggggcagctggtagcatagcggttagagctgttccctttagacccaaacgattgcaggttcaatttccagccgcagtacccttgagcaaggtacttgccccggattgctccagtaaaattaccctggcGTATAAATGGGTCGatagttgtaagttgctgtgaagaaaagtgccagataaaagCGAGAGGGTTTTCAAGGCTGCTGCataccttttgtgtgttttttgcagtatgTGGGCACACCGCCATGGAACAGACTCACATTTACtcacttggcagatgctttttttccaaatggaTGTGCCATTACTGTTAACTAGTACTAGTAGCAGACAGTCCACTTTGGCTTGCAGCACTAGATATACTATAGTAAACTGCCTGCAATCGCTCACCTATTTGTACTGCAGAGCAACGTAACACACGCACAATGTACTAACGCAAcgtattatttctttttctgatgcttttccccaaagtgacttacagttttcacctgcttacagttatttacccatttatacagctgggtaattttactggagcaatccgGGGTAAGTACcgtactcaagggtactgcagctggaaattgaacctgcaatcgtttgggtccaaaggcagcagcagcagctctaaccacctcTTCCCGCTTGGTGTTCTCACGCAGAAAAGGTCAAAAATCTAAAgtacctccccctttcactcagaactgctgaatctctctctacatttacaAAGCATCTTGAAACCCATCTCTTCCACATGCACTTCGCCCCCGATCTCTTAAGTGCCtcttaatgtgtaaatgtttatattcaaCAACTTTGTGATTATAACCGAATAATGGgttaaacctttatgcagctactcttgtgatGAACATGGGTCATATGGCAggaattaactgtgctttagaatcacgggTTTGCATCTAACTCtccctttctgctaatgtaaagtaagcactcattgtattttctctgagatgtaagtgctttggacaaaagtgtctgctaaatgaaaaaataaatgtaaacacacacacacacacacactggggcaACTGAGTCCCCAATCtaagagtcaccaattcagctCAAACACACTCTTTAGACTGTGGCTGATTCaacctctctccctccccccccaacccgtcTAAACCTACGAtccgtgaggcaccagcgctacgcGCCCGTCCGCAgtgccgcgccgcgccgcgccggaTCGTTAAGCGACAGATCGCCACTTGAATCTCGGTCCCAGGACGTTTGATTTGAAATCGCACGCGCCGCAGATCTGAGGTGACGCACACGCTGCGGACACGTGGTGACAAAAAGAGCGCTCGCCTCACCCAGGATGTCCACCCTTTTCTCCTTTATCATGTCCCTGGCCTCCAGGATGGACTGCTGGTCGGTGACGTCCATCTGCAGCACGTCCATCGTGTCTTTGCGGGAGCCCTTCACGCACTCCATGAGCCGCTCCTTCTTGGCCACGTTGCGCATGGTCGCGTACACTGTTCGAGGACAAGGTTGTGAATGAGCGCAGCCTTAAAGAAATGCTAACACGTTTACAAACCATTCcttttactatttatttgtaataattatttgaaaaataaaaaaaaaaacacggcgTCTATGTgcaataatactttttttttttttttttttttttaaggcgcAGCATACATTTAGTT harbors:
- the hsd17b1 gene encoding 17-beta-hydroxysteroid dehydrogenase type 1 isoform X2 yields the protein MERLVVLITGCSSGIGLSLAVRLAADPRGAYKVYATMRNVAKKERLMECVKGSRKDTMDVLQMDVTDQQSILEARDMIKEKRVDILVCNAGVGLIGPLEVQSLEVMRQILEVNVLGTIRTIQAFLPGMKARRSGRVLVTGSVGGLQGLPFNEVYCASKFAVEGVCESLAILLQHFNIHVSLIECGPVNTNFLANLRRPEPDEETLTRVDPRTRALYDTYLQHCDEMFQDAAQEAEDIAEVFLEAIRSQSPALRYYTNSALLPLTTLKLAARDGSQYVKSMSQFVFSSHKAQEP
- the hsd17b1 gene encoding 17-beta-hydroxysteroid dehydrogenase type 1 isoform X1, which translates into the protein MERLVVLITGCSSGIGLSLAVRLAADPRGAYKVYATMRNVAKKERLMECVKGSRKDTMDVLQMDVTDQQSILEARDMIKEKRVDILVCNAGVGLIGPLEVQSLEVMRQILEVNVLGTIRTIQAFLPGMKARRSGRVLVTGSVGGLQGEGLGLPFNEVYCASKFAVEGVCESLAILLQHFNIHVSLIECGPVNTNFLANLRRPEPDEETLTRVDPRTRALYDTYLQHCDEMFQDAAQEAEDIAEVFLEAIRSQSPALRYYTNSALLPLTTLKLAARDGSQYVKSMSQFVFSSHKAQEP